One genomic region from Reichenbachiella ulvae encodes:
- a CDS encoding nSTAND1 domain-containing NTPase: MSEKELISNDQRQADITDFVDPFPGLRPFGIEESHLFFGREGQSDEVLMKLSENKFVGILGASGSGKSSLMYCGLIPTLYGGFMTQAGSNWRIVVTRPGGGPIDNLAESLLLKDEQYNSIDDEEKLIRKTITSTVLRSSSLGLIEAVKQLKSSENENVLILVDQFEELFRYKKLETLSSDLDESSAFVNLLLEAVHQYDAPIYVALTMRSDFIGDCAQFPELTQMINDSHYLIPQMTRDQKRLAIEGPVAVGGGKIAPRLTQQLLNDVGDNPDQLPILQHALMRTWQFWKEHKREGEPMDLKHYNAIGTLREALSQHANEAFDSLSKREQQICESMFKALTERGTESSGIRRPTKVGTIASIAGVNEEEVGRVVDKFREPGRNLLMPPHGVRLETDTVIDISHESLMRIWTRLKSWLDEESRSAEMYLKLAESAERFQLGRAGLWKMPDLQLALNWEEENKPTLVWGQRYDPAFERTMVFLETSKKAYETEQRNKELLQKRALQRSRLVAVVLGVAMLVCIFFVVMAQIQAAEADKQSARALANLKLAEENQKKAEEQELKATQKAAEARIEARRAEEAAQKALDEQRKAEEQRSIAETQRQKAVEAQNEANRSAAEARRSAEEARLAKIDADRNAEIANQQKQAALELRYQAIANSMAIKSQNIDDDVEQQALIARQAWKFDEKYSKKDYNPDVYAGVYYATKALTGGDSSKFNHYEGHTEAVRSIRYAKDGKKMFTAGSDGRILSWDLATRSSTELLNDNQVNRVVDISSDEKWLAVGTDIDQILLYNLKDKNGLPKEISDHNGVVFDLIFLKDNSGFIYTSSDKVVRLYDFNKSADIARVTSRVKSLAISPDGRYLAGGSESGSVFIWDIQNNYEESSLYVQQGESVSAVTFSEDGSELAFGDEGGDIVLWDLIESKTIKKLTGHNATITELDFNKDNSLLASSSLDGTAKLWVMEYPNDLPISLDDHESLDNIGSKGWVWSVKFAPDGEHLMTGAGNGIIRLWPTQPDEMAEKICEFKEVDENLSNTTWNAYVGEDIEYEYTCEGLPKREEIE; encoded by the coding sequence ATGAGCGAGAAAGAATTGATATCGAATGACCAAAGACAGGCGGATATAACGGATTTCGTTGATCCATTCCCAGGTCTACGTCCATTTGGGATAGAGGAGAGTCATCTGTTCTTTGGAAGAGAAGGACAAAGTGATGAAGTCCTGATGAAGTTGTCCGAAAACAAGTTCGTCGGTATTCTGGGAGCGTCTGGTAGTGGTAAATCCTCTCTTATGTATTGTGGCCTGATCCCAACTCTCTATGGTGGGTTCATGACCCAGGCGGGATCCAACTGGAGAATAGTCGTAACAAGACCGGGTGGAGGCCCTATTGATAATCTGGCTGAGTCACTTTTGCTCAAGGATGAGCAGTATAACAGTATTGATGATGAAGAAAAGCTGATTCGAAAAACCATTACTTCTACTGTACTTCGTAGTAGTTCTCTTGGCTTGATTGAAGCTGTTAAACAACTAAAATCTTCTGAAAATGAAAATGTTCTAATCCTGGTTGACCAGTTTGAAGAGCTTTTCAGATATAAAAAATTAGAAACCTTATCCTCTGATCTGGATGAGTCTTCGGCCTTTGTGAACTTATTGCTCGAGGCGGTTCATCAGTACGATGCGCCGATTTATGTGGCATTGACTATGCGTTCTGACTTTATTGGGGATTGTGCACAATTCCCAGAGCTGACTCAGATGATCAACGATAGTCACTATTTGATTCCTCAAATGACGAGAGATCAGAAGCGACTGGCAATAGAAGGTCCTGTGGCAGTAGGTGGAGGTAAAATTGCACCTCGGTTGACACAGCAGTTGCTCAATGATGTAGGAGATAACCCTGACCAACTGCCTATTCTTCAACATGCGTTGATGAGAACCTGGCAGTTCTGGAAAGAACACAAAAGGGAAGGTGAGCCTATGGACCTCAAGCATTACAATGCCATAGGTACCCTTCGTGAGGCTCTTTCTCAGCACGCGAATGAAGCTTTTGATTCTCTATCCAAACGCGAACAGCAGATTTGTGAATCCATGTTTAAGGCTTTGACTGAGCGTGGCACAGAATCCTCTGGTATCAGACGCCCAACCAAGGTAGGGACAATTGCCTCGATAGCAGGTGTAAATGAAGAGGAAGTAGGTAGAGTTGTAGATAAGTTCCGTGAACCGGGAAGAAACCTACTGATGCCTCCCCACGGTGTAAGGTTAGAAACGGATACGGTAATTGATATTTCTCACGAATCCTTGATGAGGATTTGGACTAGATTGAAATCATGGTTGGATGAAGAATCTCGTTCGGCCGAAATGTATTTGAAATTGGCGGAATCTGCCGAGAGGTTTCAATTAGGACGAGCTGGGCTTTGGAAAATGCCTGATTTGCAGTTGGCTTTAAACTGGGAGGAAGAAAATAAACCCACCTTGGTCTGGGGACAGAGATATGACCCAGCCTTCGAGAGAACCATGGTTTTTCTCGAAACCAGTAAGAAAGCATACGAGACAGAGCAAAGAAACAAAGAGCTTCTACAAAAAAGGGCCCTTCAGAGATCGCGATTGGTGGCAGTCGTTTTAGGTGTGGCCATGTTGGTCTGTATCTTTTTCGTGGTAATGGCGCAAATTCAGGCTGCAGAAGCAGATAAGCAGAGTGCTAGGGCACTTGCGAACTTGAAACTGGCAGAAGAAAACCAGAAAAAGGCGGAGGAGCAGGAATTAAAGGCAACTCAAAAAGCTGCAGAAGCGAGAATTGAAGCCAGAAGGGCGGAGGAGGCTGCTCAGAAAGCTTTAGATGAACAAAGGAAAGCGGAAGAACAGAGATCTATTGCTGAAACCCAAAGACAAAAAGCGGTTGAGGCACAAAATGAGGCTAATAGAAGTGCTGCTGAGGCAAGAAGAAGTGCAGAGGAGGCTAGGTTAGCTAAAATTGATGCAGATAGGAATGCAGAAATTGCCAATCAGCAGAAACAAGCTGCTCTGGAGCTGCGTTATCAGGCGATTGCCAACTCTATGGCCATCAAGTCTCAGAATATTGACGATGATGTGGAGCAGCAAGCCTTGATCGCCAGGCAGGCCTGGAAGTTTGATGAGAAGTATTCTAAGAAGGATTATAATCCTGATGTATATGCCGGGGTCTATTATGCAACTAAGGCCTTGACAGGTGGCGATTCATCGAAATTCAATCACTATGAAGGTCATACAGAAGCCGTAAGATCGATCAGATATGCTAAGGATGGAAAGAAAATGTTTACCGCTGGTAGTGATGGCAGAATATTGTCGTGGGATTTGGCTACAAGAAGTAGTACAGAGCTCCTAAATGACAATCAGGTGAATCGTGTAGTTGATATCAGTTCTGATGAAAAATGGTTGGCAGTGGGTACAGACATCGATCAAATTCTTTTATACAATTTGAAGGATAAGAATGGATTACCAAAGGAGATTTCGGATCACAATGGAGTCGTCTTCGATTTAATTTTCTTAAAGGATAATAGTGGTTTTATCTATACCTCGAGTGATAAAGTGGTCAGGTTATATGATTTCAATAAGAGTGCTGATATTGCCAGAGTGACTTCTAGAGTTAAATCTCTTGCCATAAGCCCTGACGGTAGATATCTAGCTGGCGGTAGCGAATCGGGAAGCGTTTTCATTTGGGACATTCAAAATAATTATGAGGAATCATCCTTGTATGTTCAGCAAGGTGAATCGGTAAGTGCAGTGACTTTCAGCGAGGATGGAAGTGAACTGGCTTTTGGAGATGAAGGAGGAGATATAGTCTTATGGGATTTGATTGAAAGCAAAACGATCAAAAAATTGACTGGACACAATGCCACGATTACTGAATTAGACTTTAATAAGGATAACTCATTGTTGGCCTCATCGTCGCTAGATGGGACTGCCAAGTTGTGGGTTATGGAGTATCCTAATGATTTACCAATCAGCCTTGATGATCACGAAAGTCTGGACAACATTGGTAGCAAAGGCTGGGTTTGGTCTGTAAAATTTGCTCCCGATGGGGAGCACCTAATGACCGGAGCTGGTAATGGCATTATTCGTCTTTGGCCTACACAACCGGATGAAATGGCAGAGAAAATCTGTGAATTCAAGGAGGTTGACGAAAACTTGAGTAATACAACCTGGAATGCCTATGTAGGGGAAGATATAGAATACGAATACACTTGCGAAGGCTTGCCGAAACGAGAAGAAATCGAATAA